In a single window of the Rhodoferax saidenbachensis genome:
- a CDS encoding ribose-phosphate pyrophosphokinase, translating to MQAPNTPDFMVFTGNANPGMAADIAKHLGISLGAATVGRFSDGEVTVEINQNVRARDVFVVQSTCAPTNENLMELLIMVDALKRASAERISAVIPYFGYARQDRRPRSSRVPITAKVVANMLQAVGVNRVLTMDLHADQIQGFFDIPVDNIYASPVLLGDLRQKNYEDLIVVSPDVGGVVRARALAKQLGCDLAIIDKRRPKANVSEVMHVIGEIEGRNCVIMDDMIDTAGTLVKAAEVLKERGAKKVYAYCTHPIFSGPAIERIANGGALDEVVVTNTIPLSAAASQCQKIRQLTVAPLIAETIQRIAKGESVMSLFSDQDNLF from the coding sequence ATGCAGGCACCCAATACCCCTGATTTCATGGTTTTTACCGGCAATGCCAATCCTGGCATGGCTGCGGATATCGCCAAGCACCTGGGCATTTCTCTGGGTGCCGCGACCGTGGGGCGTTTCTCGGATGGTGAAGTCACCGTCGAAATCAACCAGAACGTGCGTGCGCGTGACGTGTTCGTGGTGCAAAGCACCTGTGCACCCACTAACGAGAATTTGATGGAATTGCTGATCATGGTGGATGCGCTCAAGCGTGCATCGGCCGAACGCATCAGCGCCGTGATCCCCTATTTTGGTTATGCGCGGCAAGACCGCCGCCCCCGCTCCAGCCGCGTGCCGATCACGGCCAAGGTGGTGGCCAACATGTTGCAAGCCGTGGGCGTGAACCGCGTGCTGACCATGGATCTGCATGCTGACCAGATCCAGGGCTTTTTCGACATCCCGGTGGACAACATTTATGCGTCCCCCGTGTTGCTGGGCGATTTGCGCCAAAAGAATTACGAAGACCTGATCGTGGTCTCGCCCGACGTGGGTGGTGTGGTGCGTGCCCGTGCGCTGGCCAAACAACTGGGCTGCGATCTGGCCATCATCGACAAACGCCGCCCCAAGGCCAATGTGTCCGAAGTGATGCACGTCATCGGCGAGATCGAAGGCCGCAACTGTGTGATCATGGACGACATGATTGACACAGCCGGCACGCTGGTCAAGGCCGCAGAAGTATTGAAAGAGCGCGGTGCCAAGAAGGTGTATGCCTATTGCACACACCCGATTTTCTCGGGTCCCGCGATCGAGCGTATTGCCAATGGCGGCGCGCTCGATGAAGTGGTGGTGACCAACACCATCCCTCTGAGCGCTGCGGCTTCGCAGTGCCAGAAAATTCGCCAACTCACCGTGGCACCGCTGATCGCCGAAACGATACAGCGCATTGCCAAGGGCGAGTCGGTCATGAGTTTGTTCTCGGACCAGGACAACCTCTTCTGA
- a CDS encoding lipoprotein insertase outer membrane protein LolB, whose translation MNVVQRLCAWLAASLAIIFIAGCATPIRDRAEFPPERSWQGRLSLKVQTTPVQSFAASFELLGDAQAGVLSFTSPLGNTLARLQWDARSAQLVTTGAPQNFESLDALTRHATGAELPVVALFAWLQGEPANAAGWEADLSALPEGRLNARRLAPEVPAELKIILDK comes from the coding sequence GTGAATGTGGTGCAACGCCTGTGCGCCTGGCTGGCCGCCTCTTTAGCTATTATTTTTATAGCTGGTTGCGCAACTCCCATAAGGGATAGAGCCGAATTTCCTCCTGAAAGATCCTGGCAAGGGCGTCTGTCCCTGAAAGTGCAGACCACGCCCGTGCAGTCTTTCGCGGCCAGTTTTGAATTGCTGGGGGATGCGCAAGCCGGCGTGCTGTCTTTTACCTCGCCTCTGGGCAACACACTGGCGCGCCTGCAATGGGATGCACGTTCGGCCCAACTGGTCACCACCGGTGCGCCGCAGAATTTTGAATCGCTGGACGCACTGACCCGCCACGCCACCGGCGCGGAATTGCCAGTGGTCGCCCTGTTCGCCTGGCTACAGGGCGAACCCGCCAACGCAGCCGGCTGGGAGGCGGACCTCAGTGCTTTGCCGGAAGGTCGCCTGAACGCCCGTCGACTGGCGCCAGAAGTACCTGCCGAGCTGAAAATCATCCTGGACAAGTAA
- the mutM gene encoding bifunctional DNA-formamidopyrimidine glycosylase/DNA-(apurinic or apyrimidinic site) lyase → MPELPEVEVTRLSFADRIAGAQIRDVQMGKALRWPLGIEPKILIDRRVRGVRRRGKYLLLDLDDGLLLLHLGMSGSVAFDRQLPAPGVHDHFDMQTTHGTLRLNDPRRFGAVVYAASEQDPVAVKLLGRLGVEPLGDGFDLKQFQQGLKLRKGPIKQVLLAGEVVVGVGNIYASEALFLAGIRPTTKANKISGPRAARLHAAVRDVLARAVEKGGSTLRDFSNAQGESGYFQLEAMVYGREGEACRVCSTPIKSIRQGQRSTFFCPICQK, encoded by the coding sequence ATGCCTGAATTGCCCGAAGTTGAAGTCACGCGCCTGAGCTTTGCCGACCGCATTGCCGGGGCGCAAATCCGCGATGTACAGATGGGCAAGGCCTTGCGTTGGCCGCTGGGGATTGAACCGAAAATCTTGATTGACCGGCGCGTGCGGGGTGTGCGCCGCCGTGGCAAATACCTGCTGCTGGACCTGGACGACGGCTTGTTGCTGCTGCACCTGGGTATGTCGGGCAGTGTGGCGTTTGACCGCCAATTGCCGGCGCCGGGTGTGCACGACCATTTCGACATGCAAACCACCCACGGCACGTTGCGCCTGAACGATCCGCGGCGTTTTGGCGCCGTGGTCTATGCCGCCAGTGAGCAAGACCCGGTGGCCGTCAAACTGCTGGGCCGCCTGGGTGTGGAGCCGCTGGGCGATGGGTTTGACCTGAAGCAATTCCAGCAGGGCCTGAAGCTGCGCAAGGGGCCCATCAAACAGGTGCTGCTGGCCGGTGAGGTGGTAGTGGGCGTGGGCAATATTTATGCGTCTGAAGCGTTGTTTCTGGCCGGCATACGCCCCACCACCAAGGCCAACAAGATCAGCGGCCCCCGCGCGGCCCGCTTGCACGCAGCCGTGCGCGATGTGCTGGCGCGTGCCGTGGAGAAGGGCGGTAGCACGTTGCGGGACTTTTCCAATGCGCAGGGCGAGAGTGGTTATTTCCAACTGGAGGCCATGGTCTATGGGCGCGAGGGCGAGGCCTGCCGGGTTTGCTCTACTCCGATTAAGTCAATCCGCCAGGGCCAGCGCTCGACGTTTTTCTGCCCCATTTGCCAGAAATGA
- the coaD gene encoding pantetheine-phosphate adenylyltransferase, which yields MSNPVIAVYPGTFDPITLGHLDIIRRGARLFGTVVVAVAAAHHKKTMFSLDERLDAVREAVQLLGNVRVESFSGLVRDFAVAQGAGAMLRGVRSVTDFDYETQLAGMNRALAPDVDTVFLTPDSRYQYISSTLVREIATLKGDVAQFVTPEVHARLLAKLQTP from the coding sequence ATGTCCAACCCTGTAATTGCCGTCTACCCCGGCACCTTCGATCCCATCACCCTGGGTCATCTCGACATCATTCGCCGCGGTGCGCGCCTGTTTGGCACGGTGGTCGTGGCCGTGGCTGCCGCCCACCACAAGAAGACCATGTTCAGCCTGGATGAGCGTCTGGATGCGGTGCGCGAAGCGGTCCAGCTACTGGGCAATGTGCGTGTGGAAAGCTTCAGCGGTCTGGTGCGTGACTTTGCGGTGGCGCAGGGCGCCGGTGCCATGTTGCGCGGCGTGCGCTCGGTGACGGACTTTGATTACGAGACCCAGCTCGCCGGCATGAACCGCGCGCTGGCACCCGATGTGGACACTGTGTTCCTCACGCCCGATTCGCGTTACCAGTACATCTCCAGCACCCTGGTGCGTGAGATTGCCACGCTCAAGGGGGATGTGGCCCAGTTTGTAACGCCCGAGGTCCATGCCCGCCTGCTGGCGAAGCTACAAACCCCTTAG
- the pth gene encoding aminoacyl-tRNA hydrolase: MIKLFVGLGNPGPEYEGTRHNAGFWWIDALSRQLKAPLQMDKGYHGLVARTSINGQNVWLLEPQTYMNVSGKSVAALARFFKIAPQEILVAHDEMDIVPGEVKLKLSGGHAGHNGLRDIHAQLGTGDYWRLRLGVGHPGVKSEVVNWVLKKPSPDHRIAIEQSIDRCLKAVPHFLTGEMDKATMLVHTSKPPRPKPPKPVATPPESPVLAPATTESKVEP, from the coding sequence ATGATCAAGCTTTTTGTGGGCCTGGGCAACCCCGGCCCCGAATACGAGGGGACACGCCACAACGCCGGTTTTTGGTGGATTGATGCCTTGTCACGCCAATTAAAGGCACCGCTGCAGATGGACAAGGGTTACCACGGCCTGGTGGCACGCACCAGCATCAACGGCCAGAACGTGTGGCTGCTGGAACCGCAGACCTACATGAACGTGTCGGGCAAATCGGTGGCCGCGCTGGCCCGTTTCTTCAAAATTGCGCCACAGGAAATTCTGGTGGCGCACGACGAGATGGACATCGTGCCTGGCGAGGTCAAACTCAAACTGAGCGGTGGCCACGCCGGCCACAACGGGTTGCGCGACATCCACGCCCAACTGGGCACCGGTGACTACTGGCGCCTGCGCCTGGGGGTCGGTCACCCCGGTGTGAAATCCGAAGTGGTGAACTGGGTCCTTAAAAAGCCTTCGCCCGACCACCGCATTGCCATTGAGCAAAGCATAGACCGCTGCCTCAAGGCGGTGCCCCACTTCCTGACGGGCGAAATGGACAAGGCCACCATGCTGGTACACACCAGCAAACCGCCACGCCCCAAGCCACCCAAGCCCGTCGCAACGCCTCCCGAGTCCCCAGTCCTGGCCCCCGCAACCACAGAGTCCAAGGTGGAACCATGA
- the rsmD gene encoding 16S rRNA (guanine(966)-N(2))-methyltransferase RsmD, whose product MKAKAPTPNAAKRPPRPRAPQSHEIRIIGGQWKRTKLKVADKPGLRPTPDRVRETLFNWLGQDLSGWRCMDVFAGTGVLGFEAASRGATEVLLVEQDGALVAQLKQTQIALQADAIQITRGDGVAALRTVAPASRDLIFLDPPFDAPLFEPAVTAAARAVSAQGFIYLEAPVAWTAEQLEPLGLVLYRHLKAGAVHAHLLRLATAAA is encoded by the coding sequence ATGAAAGCCAAAGCCCCGACCCCAAACGCCGCCAAGCGTCCACCCCGCCCCCGCGCCCCCCAGTCCCATGAAATCCGCATCATCGGCGGGCAGTGGAAACGCACCAAACTCAAGGTGGCCGACAAACCCGGGCTACGCCCTACGCCGGACCGCGTTCGCGAGACGCTGTTCAACTGGCTCGGCCAGGACCTGAGCGGCTGGCGCTGCATGGACGTGTTTGCGGGCACGGGCGTGTTGGGTTTTGAAGCCGCTTCGCGGGGCGCTACCGAGGTGTTGCTCGTAGAGCAGGACGGCGCACTGGTGGCCCAGCTCAAGCAGACGCAAATCGCCTTGCAGGCCGATGCCATCCAGATCACACGCGGTGACGGTGTGGCGGCCTTGCGTACCGTGGCGCCAGCCAGCCGCGATCTGATTTTTCTGGACCCGCCATTTGATGCGCCGCTGTTTGAACCCGCGGTGACCGCGGCGGCTCGTGCCGTGTCTGCGCAGGGGTTTATTTATCTGGAAGCGCCGGTGGCGTGGACGGCCGAACAACTGGAGCCATTGGGGCTGGTGCTGTACCGCCATCTCAAGGCGGGTGCGGTGCACGCACACCTGTTGCGCCTGGCTACCGCCGCTGCATAA
- a CDS encoding amidase encodes MSTPATPTLPLHAWSAQALLQAYRARTLSPVEVTYAVLDHMARWERHISASYLLRPELALAQAQASEARWHQGTPCGPLDGVPVTIKENIATQGDPVPLGTLATDATPAQRDAPPAARLREAGAVMVCKTTMPDYGMLSSGVSTFHPLTRNPWDLRKTPGGSSAGGGAAAAAGYGPLHIGTDIGGSLRLPASWCGIYSLKPSLGRVPIDPAYTGRAAGPMTRSVADAALMMQVLSQPDARDSMSLPAQAIAWSEWDAPAEKLRGLRIGLLMDAGCGLDVEPEVRDAILRAAQIFEDAGAMVEPMLPFFTRQMLDGMDHSWRLRSHVDLAALPPDKRNAVLPYIRDWADSAQGMSGPEAFAAFSQFHATRVATVNACNAFDYVISPTAPIVAFDAALPSPTHDPLRPLEHIAFTVPYNMSEQPAASINCGYSEAGLPIGLQIAGKRFDDLGVLQVSRAFERLREAQRPWPEPPVA; translated from the coding sequence ATGTCCACACCCGCCACACCTACGCTGCCGCTGCACGCCTGGAGCGCGCAGGCCCTGCTGCAGGCCTACCGGGCGCGTACGCTCAGCCCGGTGGAGGTGACCTACGCCGTGCTGGACCATATGGCCCGCTGGGAACGGCATATTTCTGCCAGCTACCTGTTGCGCCCCGAGCTGGCCCTGGCACAGGCCCAGGCGTCGGAAGCGCGCTGGCACCAGGGCACGCCCTGCGGTCCGCTGGACGGCGTGCCGGTCACCATCAAGGAAAACATAGCCACCCAGGGCGACCCCGTGCCTCTGGGCACGCTGGCTACTGACGCCACGCCCGCCCAGCGTGATGCGCCCCCTGCAGCGCGCCTGCGTGAGGCCGGGGCCGTGATGGTCTGCAAAACCACCATGCCCGACTACGGCATGTTGTCCTCGGGTGTTTCCACCTTCCACCCGCTCACGCGCAACCCGTGGGACCTGCGCAAAACACCGGGCGGCTCCAGCGCTGGTGGCGGGGCCGCTGCCGCAGCGGGCTACGGCCCACTGCACATCGGCACCGACATTGGAGGTTCGCTGCGTCTGCCCGCCAGTTGGTGCGGCATCTACAGCTTGAAACCCAGCCTGGGCCGTGTGCCGATTGACCCGGCATACACCGGGCGCGCCGCCGGCCCCATGACCCGCAGCGTGGCCGACGCCGCGCTCATGATGCAGGTGCTGAGCCAGCCCGATGCACGCGACAGCATGAGCCTGCCTGCACAGGCGATTGCGTGGAGTGAATGGGACGCACCGGCCGAGAAGCTGCGCGGCCTGCGCATCGGCCTGTTGATGGATGCGGGCTGTGGTCTGGACGTGGAGCCGGAGGTGCGCGACGCCATACTGCGCGCAGCCCAGATTTTTGAAGACGCGGGCGCTATGGTCGAGCCCATGTTGCCCTTCTTCACGCGCCAGATGCTGGACGGCATGGACCACAGTTGGCGCCTGCGCTCGCATGTGGACCTGGCCGCGCTGCCGCCCGACAAACGCAACGCCGTGTTGCCCTACATCCGCGACTGGGCCGACAGCGCGCAAGGAATGTCGGGGCCCGAGGCCTTTGCAGCGTTCAGCCAGTTCCACGCCACGCGCGTGGCCACGGTGAACGCCTGCAATGCGTTTGACTATGTGATCTCGCCCACGGCACCCATCGTTGCGTTTGATGCTGCACTGCCCTCCCCCACCCACGACCCATTGCGCCCGCTAGAGCACATTGCGTTCACCGTGCCTTACAACATGTCGGAGCAACCGGCCGCCAGCATCAACTGTGGCTACAGTGAGGCCGGTCTGCCTATCGGCCTACAAATTGCAGGTAAACGGTTTGATGATCTGGGGGTGTTGCAGGTCAGCCGCGCGTTTGAACGGCTGCGCGAAGCGCAACGCCCGTGGCCGGAGCCGCCTGTTGCCTGA
- a CDS encoding 50S ribosomal protein L25/general stress protein Ctc, producing the protein MKFVAFERAKQGTGASRRLRNTGRTPGIVYGGSTDTTLIEIDHNALWHAIKKEAFHASVLDMELAGKEHKVLLRDVQMHPFKQLILHIDFQRVDENTKLHMKVPLHFSGDELSPAVKTDGCIANHVVTEIEVLCLPKDLPEFIAVDLSGLKKGKSLHLADLVLPKGVSAVTHGKNNPVIVSVVQIASAEPAPAADAAAAPAAPAKGGKAAPAAKAPAAAKAPAAKK; encoded by the coding sequence ATGAAATTTGTCGCTTTTGAGCGCGCTAAGCAGGGCACGGGTGCGAGCCGCCGTCTCCGCAATACCGGTCGTACACCTGGCATCGTCTACGGTGGCAGCACAGACACCACACTGATCGAAATCGATCACAACGCGCTGTGGCACGCCATCAAGAAGGAAGCTTTCCACGCTTCCGTGCTCGACATGGAACTCGCTGGCAAGGAACACAAGGTTCTGTTGCGCGACGTGCAAATGCACCCCTTCAAGCAATTGATCCTGCACATTGACTTTCAGCGCGTGGACGAAAACACCAAGCTGCACATGAAGGTGCCACTGCACTTCAGCGGCGACGAGCTGTCCCCAGCCGTCAAGACCGATGGTTGCATCGCCAACCACGTTGTGACTGAAATCGAAGTGCTGTGCCTGCCCAAGGACCTGCCCGAGTTCATCGCTGTGGACCTGTCCGGCCTGAAGAAGGGCAAGTCCCTGCACCTGGCTGACCTCGTTCTGCCCAAGGGCGTGAGCGCTGTGACCCACGGCAAGAACAACCCCGTGATCGTTTCGGTCGTGCAAATTGCCAGCGCTGAGCCAGCACCTGCTGCCGACGCGGCTGCCGCACCTGCTGCGCCCGCCAAGGGTGGCAAGGCCGCTCCCGCTGCCAAGGCACCTGCTGCTGCCAAGGCACCAGCCGCCAAGAAGTAA
- a CDS encoding universal stress protein — MKILLPVDGSELSLEAVRFVLRMAQDGLQINVVLANVQEPANLYEVLVAHDPELINRVSAQAGLHALTAAKELLDAAKISYEREVAKGDPAHTIVDIAERFECELIVMGARGASALRSAMLGSVSNEVLHASGVPVIIVKPPEEVLAE; from the coding sequence ATGAAGATTCTCTTGCCCGTGGACGGTTCGGAGCTGTCACTGGAGGCAGTGCGTTTTGTGCTGCGCATGGCCCAGGACGGCCTGCAGATCAACGTGGTTCTGGCCAATGTGCAGGAGCCGGCCAATCTGTATGAAGTGCTGGTGGCCCACGATCCGGAGCTGATCAACCGGGTCAGTGCGCAGGCCGGCCTGCACGCGCTGACGGCAGCCAAGGAATTGCTGGATGCGGCCAAGATCAGCTATGAGCGTGAAGTGGCCAAGGGCGACCCGGCGCACACCATCGTCGACATTGCAGAGCGCTTTGAATGCGAGTTGATCGTGATGGGTGCACGCGGCGCGAGCGCGCTGCGCAGCGCCATGTTGGGTTCGGTATCCAACGAGGTGCTGCACGCATCCGGTGTGCCGGTGATCATCGTCAAACCACCGGAAGAAGTCCTCGCCGAATAG
- a CDS encoding YfhL family 4Fe-4S dicluster ferredoxin produces the protein MALIITDECINCDVCEPECPNEAIYLGEQIYEIDSHKCTECVGHFDEPQCVQVCPVACIPVNPQFIEDKETLWQKYRRLQLVAAKPDAAT, from the coding sequence ATGGCGCTGATCATTACCGACGAGTGCATCAACTGCGATGTGTGCGAGCCCGAGTGCCCGAACGAGGCGATTTACCTGGGTGAGCAGATCTACGAGATTGACTCGCACAAGTGCACCGAGTGTGTGGGCCATTTTGACGAACCGCAGTGTGTGCAGGTGTGCCCGGTGGCGTGTATCCCGGTGAACCCGCAGTTCATCGAGGACAAGGAAACCCTGTGGCAAAAATACCGCCGCCTGCAACTGGTGGCCGCCAAGCCTGACGCGGCAACCTGA
- a CDS encoding tetratricopeptide repeat protein: MTRPKRRIALTLLTVLACSGVWAAPPADAAEPANSGLNSELFYQLLVGEMSARNGDAASAYGLLLDAARKTGSERLYERTVEVALQARSGDSALLAAQAWVRAYPASQDANRYLLQILIGLNKIPETLEPIRRDLAGMAPKDRPSAIALLPRYFARATDRKLAATVVEQALAGELASTATGPVAWSAIGTLRYLASDIDGAIEATRRGAALNAKAEEPILLALGLMDTKNPAAEAILRKYLDGKPLPELRMAYARKLLDAQRYPEALVQMQVLTTEKKDYAEAWLVRGSLEFQEKQFTAAEASLKTYAKLIPPAADDAEMDRGLVQAYLLLAQIAEQNQKFDEAQAYLQRINSPQDALRVQSHRAMILARQGKIEEGRALIRNTPEIKEEDARAKVSAEVQLLRDNKQYAAAYELLGTAVQRFPQDIDLVYDQAMVAEKVQKIDDMEQLLRRVIAAKPDYHHAYNALGYSLADRNQRLPEARQLISKALQFAPNDPYIVDSMGWLEFRSGNAEEALRLLQSAYQARPDAEIAAHMGEVLWSMGRQDQARAIWNEGKGLNPENETLLETLRRYGPKP; the protein is encoded by the coding sequence ATGACACGACCCAAGCGCCGCATTGCCCTGACCCTGCTCACCGTCCTTGCCTGTAGTGGCGTTTGGGCTGCGCCGCCTGCCGACGCTGCGGAGCCAGCCAACTCAGGCCTGAACAGCGAGCTCTTTTACCAGTTGCTGGTAGGCGAAATGAGCGCACGCAATGGCGACGCCGCCAGCGCATACGGCCTGCTGCTGGACGCCGCCCGCAAAACCGGTTCGGAGCGTTTGTACGAACGCACGGTGGAAGTCGCCCTGCAAGCGCGCAGTGGCGATTCCGCCCTGCTGGCAGCACAGGCCTGGGTCAGGGCGTATCCGGCGTCACAAGATGCCAACCGCTATTTGCTGCAGATCCTCATTGGCCTGAACAAAATCCCCGAGACGCTGGAGCCCATCCGCCGCGACCTGGCTGGCATGGCGCCCAAAGACCGGCCTTCTGCCATTGCGTTGCTGCCCCGCTACTTTGCACGCGCCACGGACAGGAAGCTGGCGGCCACTGTCGTGGAACAGGCACTGGCCGGCGAACTGGCCAGCACCGCAACCGGCCCCGTCGCCTGGTCCGCCATCGGCACGCTGCGCTATCTGGCAAGCGACATCGACGGTGCTATCGAGGCCACACGCCGCGGAGCCGCCCTGAACGCCAAAGCCGAAGAGCCCATCCTGCTGGCGCTGGGGCTGATGGATACCAAAAACCCCGCCGCCGAAGCCATTTTGCGCAAGTATCTGGACGGCAAGCCGCTGCCAGAGCTGCGCATGGCGTATGCGCGCAAGCTGCTGGACGCCCAGCGCTACCCCGAAGCGCTGGTGCAAATGCAGGTGCTGACCACCGAGAAGAAAGACTATGCAGAAGCCTGGCTGGTGCGTGGCTCACTGGAGTTTCAGGAAAAACAATTCACGGCGGCCGAGGCTTCCCTGAAAACCTATGCCAAGCTGATCCCGCCTGCCGCGGATGACGCAGAGATGGACCGCGGCCTGGTGCAGGCCTATTTGCTGCTGGCGCAGATTGCCGAGCAAAACCAGAAGTTTGACGAGGCACAGGCCTACCTGCAGCGCATCAACAGCCCGCAGGACGCGCTGCGCGTACAAAGCCACCGCGCCATGATCCTGGCCCGCCAGGGCAAGATCGAAGAAGGCCGCGCGCTGATACGCAACACACCAGAGATCAAGGAAGAAGACGCACGCGCCAAGGTCAGCGCCGAAGTGCAACTGCTGCGCGACAACAAGCAGTACGCGGCCGCCTATGAACTGCTCGGTACCGCCGTCCAGCGTTTCCCGCAGGACATCGATCTGGTGTACGACCAGGCCATGGTGGCGGAGAAGGTGCAGAAAATTGACGACATGGAACAGCTCCTGCGCCGCGTGATTGCGGCCAAACCGGACTACCACCACGCGTACAACGCGCTGGGTTATTCGCTGGCAGACCGCAACCAGCGTCTGCCTGAGGCGCGCCAACTCATCAGTAAAGCGCTGCAGTTTGCGCCCAACGACCCCTATATCGTGGACAGCATGGGCTGGCTGGAATTCCGTAGCGGTAATGCAGAGGAAGCTTTGCGCCTGCTGCAAAGCGCCTACCAGGCACGCCCCGATGCAGAAATCGCCGCCCATATGGGTGAAGTGTTGTGGAGCATGGGCCGGCAGGACCAGGCGCGCGCCATATGGAACGAAGGCAAAGGCCTGAACCCTGAAAACGAAACCCTGCTCGAAACCCTGCGCCGCTACGGCCCCAAACCGTGA
- the ispE gene encoding 4-(cytidine 5'-diphospho)-2-C-methyl-D-erythritol kinase produces the protein MQSLYDISAPAKLNLFLHITGRRADGYHLLQSVFMLIDWCDTLHFELRNDGKITREDLTWALPEDDLSVRAARALQQATQCPLGAHIGVAKSVPAQAGMGGGSSDAASTLLALNRLWKLNLSVEALSRIGLALGADVPFFLGGRNAWVEGIGEKITPLELPATRLVVVKPEAGLETRQIFSDPTLKRDSETAIISGFAANTDGRIFNFGRNDLQAVAQKLCSGVTQALDWLADQGLRGRMTGSGSAVFAHLLQDSGLDLNLVTPPESLQVRLCSGLEVHPLLGWASSDGKMSQNDGFSGG, from the coding sequence ATGCAGTCGCTCTACGACATCTCAGCTCCCGCAAAACTCAACCTGTTTTTGCACATCACCGGCCGCCGAGCGGACGGTTACCACCTGTTGCAGTCGGTCTTCATGCTGATCGACTGGTGCGACACCCTGCATTTCGAGCTGCGCAATGACGGCAAGATCACGCGTGAAGACCTGACCTGGGCATTGCCAGAGGATGACCTGAGCGTGCGCGCGGCCCGCGCACTGCAGCAGGCCACGCAATGCCCGCTGGGTGCGCATATAGGTGTCGCCAAATCGGTGCCAGCACAGGCCGGCATGGGCGGCGGATCGTCGGATGCCGCATCTACGTTGCTCGCGCTCAACCGCTTGTGGAAACTGAATTTGTCGGTGGAAGCCTTGTCGCGTATCGGCCTGGCGCTGGGTGCCGATGTGCCTTTCTTTTTGGGCGGGCGCAATGCCTGGGTTGAAGGCATAGGTGAGAAAATCACCCCGCTGGAACTGCCCGCCACACGTCTCGTCGTGGTGAAACCCGAGGCCGGACTGGAAACCAGACAAATTTTCTCTGACCCGACTTTAAAACGCGACTCAGAGACTGCTATAATCTCAGGCTTCGCTGCAAATACAGACGGTCGCATATTCAATTTCGGCCGGAACGACTTGCAAGCCGTTGCCCAAAAGCTCTGCTCTGGTGTAACCCAAGCCCTCGACTGGCTTGCGGACCAAGGTTTGAGGGGTCGGATGACAGGCTCTGGAAGCGCGGTGTTTGCGCACTTGCTGCAAGATAGTGGGTTGGATCTGAATCTGGTGACACCACCGGAATCGCTTCAAGTCCGGTTATGCAGCGGTTTGGAAGTTCACCCCTTATTGGGATGGGCATCCAGCGACGGCAAAATGTCGCAAAACGACGGTTTTAGCGGTGGGTAG
- a CDS encoding GGDEF domain-containing protein, with protein sequence MKSLLAHFRFEALALLAAGLCLLVSPYLALLPLALALGRLGMRLRLALRQQSVLRHEIATLERNAQRLRNQAFTDSLTGLANRLLLADRFQLALERSKRNRLEFALLMVDLNGFKAINDQHGHAAGDLVLRTVAVRLLAAVRASDTVARIGGDEFVLLIELFEDPDELVYIGRKLIATISEDIALPGDNTVNVGASVGFGLFPHHGTNLDDLLHVADQGMYDCKASGLMELR encoded by the coding sequence ATGAAGTCCCTGCTCGCCCACTTCCGTTTTGAGGCGCTGGCCCTGCTGGCGGCGGGGTTGTGTCTGCTGGTCTCTCCCTATCTCGCCCTGCTGCCTCTGGCCCTGGCGTTAGGTCGTCTGGGCATGCGGTTGCGCCTTGCGCTGCGCCAGCAGTCCGTGTTGCGCCATGAAATTGCCACGCTGGAGCGCAACGCGCAGCGTCTCAGGAACCAGGCTTTCACGGACAGCTTGACCGGCCTGGCGAACCGCTTGCTGCTGGCCGACCGTTTTCAGCTCGCGCTGGAACGCTCCAAGCGCAACCGGCTGGAGTTTGCGCTGTTGATGGTGGACCTCAATGGTTTCAAGGCCATCAACGACCAACATGGCCATGCGGCTGGCGATCTGGTGCTGCGCACCGTGGCCGTGCGCCTGCTGGCAGCGGTGCGCGCTTCGGACACCGTGGCCCGCATCGGAGGGGATGAGTTTGTTTTGCTCATCGAGTTGTTTGAAGACCCCGACGAACTGGTGTATATAGGCCGCAAGCTGATAGCCACCATCTCGGAAGACATCGCGCTACCGGGTGATAACACCGTGAACGTGGGTGCTAGCGTGGGCTTCGGGCTATTCCCGCACCATGGGACCAACCTGGACGACCTGCTGCACGTCGCAGACCAGGGCATGTACGACTGCAAGGCCTCCGGGTTGATGGAGTTACGTTAG